One segment of Deltaproteobacteria bacterium DNA contains the following:
- a CDS encoding ABC transporter permease, producing the protein MDLSFLIVQLLSALRQAAFLFLISSGLTLVFGVLNILNFAHGALYMLGAYFMYWITLQIVGPAGFLLAFIAAPIGVALIAAAIETGLLRRIYFQEEIYQLLLTYALVLIIDDLAKLVFGPEFKSIAKPEALSGSVELFGGTVPVYTLLVVVLAPAVALLLWYLLYRTRTGKVVRATSSDREMADALGINMSALFTLVFAFGAILAGVGGALAGPVRTVFPGVGTEVIIESFVVVVIGGLGNLWGALVGSVLIGALETIGIIVFPEFEMALIYLLMVAVLVVRPWGLFGRPLKVKALSEKNLAMESQEISPVHFAVHPAVRWAPLFLLLFVPMVAGRFYQYLTTQIMVASLMAVAFNLLLGTTGLLSFGQAAFYGVGAYAVGLFITKAGFGTLTALAMSPLVGAAVAGVIGFFCVRLSGVHFAMLTLAFGQLIYAVVFKWYGFTGGDNGIQGIPVNPIKLPGLAEIDIGSTQAMYYFVLAVVAVSVEILRRIRSSPFGATLKSIRENGQRASYIGVNIKLYQWTAFVIAGAFTGLAGGLYALMEKSISPEIINWTKSAEPVLMTIIGGIYTFVGPAVGAVVYIILNSYLVAWTEKWALVLGLVLLALVLLLPGGVVGFVNEKSRQFLGRARCLRKWSFSKSATS; encoded by the coding sequence ATGGATCTTTCATTCCTGATCGTTCAGCTGTTGAGCGCACTGCGGCAGGCCGCGTTCCTTTTCCTGATTTCGTCGGGCCTTACGCTGGTGTTCGGGGTGCTGAACATCCTCAATTTCGCCCACGGCGCCCTCTACATGCTGGGCGCCTACTTCATGTACTGGATCACGCTGCAGATCGTCGGGCCCGCGGGGTTTCTCCTTGCGTTCATCGCAGCGCCGATCGGCGTAGCCCTCATCGCCGCGGCGATCGAAACCGGGCTGCTGAGGCGCATCTACTTCCAGGAGGAGATCTACCAGCTTCTCCTCACCTATGCGCTGGTCCTCATCATCGACGACCTGGCCAAGCTGGTCTTCGGGCCGGAGTTCAAGTCGATCGCCAAGCCCGAAGCCCTGTCCGGCTCCGTGGAGCTCTTCGGCGGGACGGTGCCTGTGTACACCCTGCTCGTCGTCGTTCTCGCCCCGGCCGTCGCTCTTCTGCTCTGGTATCTGCTGTATCGCACCAGGACCGGAAAAGTCGTCCGCGCGACTTCCTCGGACAGGGAAATGGCCGATGCCCTCGGGATAAACATGTCGGCCCTGTTCACGCTCGTCTTCGCCTTCGGAGCCATACTGGCGGGGGTCGGCGGAGCGCTGGCCGGGCCGGTGCGCACCGTTTTTCCCGGGGTCGGGACCGAAGTCATCATAGAGTCGTTCGTAGTCGTGGTTATCGGGGGGCTTGGGAACCTGTGGGGTGCGCTCGTCGGATCCGTACTTATCGGCGCCCTCGAAACGATAGGGATCATCGTCTTCCCGGAATTCGAGATGGCCCTGATCTACCTGTTGATGGTGGCCGTCCTCGTGGTGCGGCCGTGGGGGCTTTTCGGACGTCCGCTGAAGGTGAAGGCGCTTTCCGAAAAGAACCTCGCCATGGAGTCGCAGGAGATCTCGCCGGTTCACTTCGCCGTCCACCCGGCGGTGCGGTGGGCGCCGTTGTTCCTGCTTCTCTTCGTTCCCATGGTCGCGGGCCGGTTCTACCAGTACCTGACGACGCAGATCATGGTGGCGTCGCTGATGGCCGTCGCCTTCAACCTCCTGCTGGGGACGACGGGGCTGCTTTCGTTCGGACAGGCGGCGTTCTACGGCGTGGGGGCCTACGCCGTCGGGCTTTTCATCACCAAGGCGGGATTCGGCACGCTGACAGCGCTGGCGATGTCTCCGCTGGTCGGTGCGGCGGTGGCCGGCGTCATAGGTTTCTTCTGCGTGAGACTCTCGGGAGTCCACTTTGCGATGCTCACGCTTGCGTTCGGCCAGCTTATCTACGCGGTCGTATTCAAATGGTACGGATTCACCGGCGGGGACAACGGCATACAGGGGATCCCGGTGAACCCTATCAAGCTGCCGGGCCTTGCCGAGATCGACATCGGCTCGACGCAGGCCATGTACTACTTCGTCCTTGCCGTCGTGGCGGTTTCCGTGGAGATCCTCCGGCGCATCCGCTCTTCTCCCTTCGGGGCGACGCTGAAAAGCATTAGGGAGAACGGGCAGCGGGCATCCTACATCGGGGTGAACATAAAGCTGTATCAATGGACGGCGTTCGTCATAGCCGGCGCGTTCACGGGGCTTGCGGGCGGACTCTACGCGCTGATGGAAAAGTCGATCTCCCCCGAAATAATCAACTGGACTAAATCGGCGGAGCCGGTGCTGATGACCATCATCGGGGGAATCTACACCTTCGTGGGCCCGGCGGTGGGCGCGGTCGTCTACATCATCCTCAATTCCTACCTCGTCGCATGGACCGAGAAATGGGCGCTGGTGCTCGGGCTGGTATTGCTGGCGCTTGTGCTGCTTCTCCCCGGCGGCGTGGTGGGGTTCGTGAACGAAAAGAGCCGGCAGTTCCTCGGAAGGGCACGGTGTCTGCGCAAATGGTCATTCTCGAAGTCCGCAACGTCGTAA
- a CDS encoding ABC transporter substrate-binding protein has protein sequence MKKAFGIGLLVSLFAVSSFAADTIKLGGMLPLSGRAADLGITCKQGAELAVKEINAKGGVLGKNLELLMADSKANVQELVSLSKRYIQKDQVNFLFGVVSSAGALAVGEVAKAEKVIFMDTVASTDTLTKEKWNRYTFRAGTCNSQEANSLAMYAARNKKLMKFYNIGPDYEYGRTMWELFKARTKQMNPNAQFIGEQWPKLFIPDYTSYINAILQAKPDAVFCTLWGGDLVAFIKQAKPYGLFDKMKWIIATGGDITVSKALGKDMPAGLIVDQRYYFHWPATKRNQEFVKAYLAAYKDYPSAWAAEGYDGVYFLAEAIRKAGSLNTDKVIAALEGLALDLPRGKATLRKEDHQLSSDFMVGETVFDKSYPFAIVGKAEVFPAAKVLYSIDEWKKAQAGNK, from the coding sequence ATGAAGAAGGCATTCGGAATCGGATTGCTGGTGTCGTTGTTCGCCGTCTCGTCGTTCGCCGCGGACACGATCAAGCTGGGGGGGATGCTCCCCTTGTCGGGAAGAGCGGCCGACCTCGGGATTACCTGCAAGCAGGGGGCGGAACTCGCGGTCAAGGAGATAAACGCGAAAGGCGGGGTTCTCGGGAAGAATCTCGAGCTCCTGATGGCCGACTCCAAGGCAAACGTCCAGGAGCTTGTTTCCCTGTCCAAGCGCTACATCCAGAAAGACCAGGTGAACTTCCTCTTCGGCGTGGTGAGTTCCGCGGGGGCGCTTGCCGTGGGCGAAGTGGCGAAGGCGGAGAAGGTGATCTTCATGGACACGGTGGCATCCACGGACACCCTTACCAAGGAGAAGTGGAACAGGTACACGTTCCGGGCGGGAACCTGCAATTCGCAGGAAGCCAACTCCCTGGCCATGTACGCGGCCAGGAACAAGAAGCTCATGAAGTTCTACAACATCGGCCCGGACTACGAATACGGCCGGACGATGTGGGAGCTGTTCAAGGCGCGGACGAAGCAGATGAACCCTAATGCCCAATTCATCGGCGAACAGTGGCCGAAACTCTTCATCCCCGACTACACCTCATACATCAATGCTATCCTCCAGGCCAAGCCTGACGCCGTTTTCTGCACCCTGTGGGGCGGCGACCTCGTGGCGTTCATCAAGCAGGCGAAGCCGTACGGCCTTTTCGACAAGATGAAGTGGATAATCGCCACGGGCGGGGACATCACCGTCTCGAAGGCGCTGGGCAAGGACATGCCCGCCGGGTTGATCGTCGATCAGCGGTACTATTTCCACTGGCCGGCCACCAAACGCAACCAGGAATTCGTGAAGGCGTACCTCGCGGCCTACAAGGATTATCCGAGCGCCTGGGCGGCCGAAGGGTATGACGGCGTATACTTCCTCGCCGAAGCGATCAGGAAAGCCGGATCCCTGAACACGGACAAGGTCATCGCGGCCCTCGAAGGCCTGGCTCTCGACCTGCCGCGCGGCAAGGCGACGCTGCGGAAAGAGGACCACCAGCTCTCCAGCGATTTCATGGTCGGCGAGACTGTGTTCGACAAGTCGTATCCGTTCGCGATCGTCGGCAAGGCGGAAGTGTTCCCCGCCGCGAAGGTGCTCTATTCGATCGACGAGTGGAAGAAGGCGCAGGCGGGAAACAAGTAA
- a CDS encoding MaoC family dehydratase, which produces MYKVGDSAEFTKVFSEEDVFLFAGITGDRNPVHISKEFAASTRFKERIVHGILTAGLISAVIGTKLPGPGCIYLFQSLTFLAPVKIGDEITARAEIMEVISEKRLRIRTQCFNQSKEMVLDGEAVVVPPRPPRSEDKDVRAKSEGLVT; this is translated from the coding sequence TTGTATAAAGTCGGGGACTCGGCGGAATTCACGAAGGTCTTCAGCGAGGAGGACGTCTTTCTCTTCGCCGGGATCACCGGAGACCGCAACCCGGTCCACATTTCGAAGGAGTTCGCCGCCTCCACCCGGTTCAAGGAAAGGATAGTTCACGGCATCCTGACCGCGGGGTTGATATCGGCCGTGATAGGGACGAAACTTCCCGGCCCCGGCTGCATTTACCTGTTCCAGTCGCTCACCTTCCTTGCCCCGGTGAAAATCGGTGACGAGATCACCGCGCGGGCGGAAATAATGGAAGTGATCTCGGAGAAGCGGCTGCGGATCCGGACGCAATGCTTCAACCAGAGTAAGGAAATGGTGCTCGACGGCGAGGCGGTGGTCGTCCCGCCGAGGCCGCCCCGGAGCGAAGACAAGGATGTCCGCGCGAAATCGGAAGGGCTCGTAACCTGA
- a CDS encoding ABC transporter ATP-binding protein, with translation MVILEVRNVVKSFGGLRALQDVTLSVKKGEIRAVIGPNGAGKSTLFNVMTGLLSPDSGSVVFDGEGITGMPPHRIIRKGVGRSFQITNIFPRMSVFENVQVALFSHLGKSRNPMRMARSFTGVGEEALAILDQVGLADKFDMSASVLSHGDQKRLEIAISLASHPKLLMLDEPTAGMSRFESRETVALLRKISREQGLTLVFTEHDMDIVFGISEKIMVLQQGSVIADGTPAEIKANPEVRKAYLGEEIAES, from the coding sequence ATGGTCATTCTCGAAGTCCGCAACGTCGTAAAGTCGTTCGGAGGGCTTCGGGCGCTCCAGGACGTCACCCTTTCCGTGAAGAAAGGGGAGATCCGTGCGGTCATCGGCCCGAACGGGGCGGGCAAATCCACGCTCTTCAACGTGATGACCGGGCTGCTTTCGCCCGACTCCGGCAGCGTGGTGTTCGACGGGGAGGGGATCACCGGGATGCCGCCGCACCGGATCATCCGCAAGGGAGTCGGCCGCTCCTTCCAGATCACGAACATCTTTCCCCGGATGTCCGTATTCGAAAACGTCCAGGTCGCTCTCTTTTCCCATCTCGGCAAAAGCAGGAACCCGATGCGGATGGCCCGGAGCTTCACCGGCGTGGGAGAAGAGGCGCTTGCGATCCTCGACCAGGTGGGGCTCGCTGACAAGTTCGACATGTCGGCGTCGGTCCTCTCGCACGGGGACCAGAAGCGGCTGGAGATCGCCATCTCGCTGGCGTCCCATCCGAAGCTGCTCATGCTCGACGAGCCGACGGCGGGGATGTCGCGGTTCGAGAGCCGGGAGACGGTCGCGCTTCTCCGGAAGATCTCGCGTGAGCAGGGCCTGACGCTCGTCTTCACCGAGCACGACATGGACATCGTCTTCGGCATCTCGGAAAAGATCATGGTTCTCCAGCAGGGGTCCGTCATCGCCGACGGGACGCCCGCGGAGATCAAGGCGAACCCCGAAGTGCGGAAGGCGTACCTCGGGGAGGAGATAGCGGAGAGCTGA
- a CDS encoding ABC transporter ATP-binding protein, with product MGFLDLKTINTYYGRSHILFDVSLSIEKGEVVSLIGRNGAGKSTTFRSIIGLTPPQTGEVIFKGERISGMRAFRICRKGVGFVPEDRRCFPDLTVRENLEVAARREKETASPWTVDRIYAFFPRLLEREKNLGSQLSGGEQQMLTIARTLMTNPEVLLLDEPSEGLAPLIVSMLADMILRIRNEGVTVLLAEQNLHFCAKVSDRGYVIDKGSVKYEGAMSDLLSNEEVKEKYLAV from the coding sequence ATGGGATTTCTGGACCTTAAAACCATCAACACCTACTACGGACGCAGCCACATCCTGTTCGACGTATCCCTTTCCATCGAAAAGGGAGAGGTGGTGAGCCTCATCGGACGCAACGGCGCCGGGAAGAGCACCACGTTCCGCTCGATCATCGGGCTCACGCCCCCGCAGACGGGAGAGGTGATTTTCAAGGGAGAGCGCATCTCCGGGATGCGCGCGTTCCGCATATGCCGGAAAGGCGTCGGTTTCGTGCCGGAGGACAGGAGGTGCTTTCCGGACCTTACGGTGCGGGAAAACCTCGAGGTGGCGGCCCGCCGGGAGAAGGAGACCGCCTCCCCCTGGACCGTCGACCGTATCTATGCTTTCTTCCCGCGCCTGCTGGAGCGGGAGAAAAATCTCGGTTCCCAGCTTTCCGGCGGAGAGCAGCAGATGCTCACGATCGCGCGGACGCTCATGACCAACCCGGAAGTGCTTCTCCTCGACGAGCCGTCGGAAGGGTTGGCCCCCCTGATCGTATCGATGCTCGCCGACATGATCCTCCGCATCCGGAACGAGGGCGTCACTGTGCTCCTCGCCGAACAGAACCTCCACTTCTGCGCGAAGGTTTCGGACCGCGGATACGTGATCGACAAGGGCTCGGTGAAGTACGAAGGGGCGATGTCCGACCTTCTGTCCAACGAGGAGGTCAAGGAGAAGTATCTTGCCGTTTGA